The Papaver somniferum cultivar HN1 chromosome 6, ASM357369v1, whole genome shotgun sequence genome segment GCAGATCCGATACATATTTCCGTTGTGTGAGTGCTAGTCCACCAGTGTTGCGCAACACCTCTATGCCAAGAAAGTAATGCAAATCCCCCATATCTTTAATAGCAAATTCCGATCCCAGATCTCGAATGAGATTATTAATGGATTGTGGATCCGAGCCTGTGACtataatgtcatctacataaacaaGTAGATATGTAATCGAAGATgaagtttttaaaacaaaaagaGATGTATCTGCCACAGAACCCTTGAACCCAAGAGCTAATAAATAAGTACTCAACCTCGAGAACCAGGCCCTCGGAGCTTGTTTAAGGCCGTACAAAGACTTATGTAATTTACACACATGAGTAGGACGATTCGGATCCACAAAGCCTGGGGGCTGTTTCATATAGACATCTTCATCTAAGCGGCCATGCAGAAATGCATTCTCAACGTCTAGTTGCTTTAAAGACCAATTATGCATTACCGCAATAGAGAGAACTAGTCTGATAGTGCAGGGTTTGATAACCGGGCTGAAGGTCTCACTGTAATCACACCCTCGCGTTGATTAAAACCTTTCGCAACGAGCCGAGCTTTGTAGCGATCAATGCTGCCATCCGAGTTTTGTTTTACACGAAAAACCCATTTGGAACCCACGATATTCATACCAGGCAGTTGTTGCACAAGTGAGTACGTACCATTTCGGATAAGAGCATTGATCTGGTTACCCATTGCAGCTCTCCATTGTGGTAATTTACAAGCCTCCGTGTAACAAGAAGGTTCCATAAAGTCGGAGTCCAACAGGGGATGTTTGGTGGCCAAGAGACTGAATTTCCGGGCAGGCTTCACTATTCCAGACTTAGAGCGTGTCTGCATGGAGTGAGTAGGTATTGCTGCACTGGCATCGATGTCTGCGGGAGGTTGAGACGAAGAGATCAATGGAGTTGATGACGCTGTAGACACTGCATCAGGAGAGCCAACAGGAACTGATGAAGCTGCAGACGCTTCAGCAGACAAAGTTGCAGAGGGCGACGCTGGAGAGCCAACAGGAACTGAGGCTTGGTGTGACGTAGCAGCAGATCCACCAGGAGATGCAGCAGTGGTAACAGGAGAACTATGAAGTGAATTGCCAGCAACCGGTGGAGTAGAACTCATAGTATTCTCAGCAGAAGTAACAGCAACAGGCTCAGGTAAATTACGGGAAGCAAAGCCAAAAGACGTATTTTGAAAAGGTGAATGAAGAAAAACACTTGTGTCAGATGGAATCATACCTTGCGATGACTGGGTTCCTTGCTGCTGCTTGGCCTTGAAAGGGAATGTTTCTTCAACAAAACGAACATGACGAGAAACATATATGCGTCCACTTTCACGATGTAGACAAAGGTAACCTTTGTGTGCATTGTTATATCCTATGAACACACACGGCAAAGACCGAGGCTCTAGTTTATTGGAGTTGTAAGGACGTAAACATGGATATGCTAAACAGCCAAAGACCCTAAGAAAAGAGTAGTCAGGTTTTTTATTGAACAATAACTCTAATGGAGTAGCAGAGACACTTTTAGATTTTGGTAGACGATTAATCAGGAAGCAAGCCGTTAGAAAAGCGTCTGACCAATAAGAATAGGGAATCGCCGCTTGGAAAAGAAGTGCTAAACCAGACTCAGTGACATGTCTAATTCGCCTTTCAGCAAATCCATTTTGTGCAGATGTATGTGGACAAGTGAATCTGTGCTGAATGCCAGAATCATTCAAATAAGATGTGAACTTTTTGTACTCTAAAGCATTGTCAGACTGAAAAATTTTGATCCTGTGATTTGTCAGATTTTCAACTTGCTTTCGAAAGAGAATAAATATATTTAAGGCTTCAGAACGTTGAACCATTGGAAAAATCCAAGTATAATGGGAATAAACATCCTTAATTAACATGTAATACCGAAAACCAGTTCTAGACAATTTTGGTGAAGTCCAAATGTCAGACACAACTAAACTCAAAGGAATATCATAAGAAGTACTACTGTGAGAGAAAGGTAATCTCTTACTCTTGCTTACATGACACGAATGGCAGTAATCAAAAGACTTATTCGAAATAGGTAAAGAGAATCTACGACAAATGCTTGTGACAGTTCTTATCATTGGGTGACCTAGACGTTGATGCCAAACTGGCAGAGTTGAAGCAACATTCACTTGGGGTTTTATAATATGATCCAGCTTGTTCAAGTCGTCAAAAATGTAAAGACCATTCCTATTCAGGCCGCGCAGCAACAGCCCCCGTCATATTGTCCTTCACAAAAAATTGAGAAGAGTGAAACTCAAAGAACACATTATTGTCTCTACAAAATTGTGAAACAGACAGTAGATTTCTGTTGATATTCGGAACACGGAATATGTGATTTAACGAAAACACCCTGGAATTAACAGTAAATGATGCATTGCCAACATGAGAAATAGGAACACTATTACCATTCCCACTTGTCTTGTTCAGTCCCGTCATACTCATGAGGTATAGACAGATTTCTGAAATCCGATGTCATATGATGTGTTGCGCCAGAGTCAGTCACCCAGTTATTGGTTGTATCCGAACCCGGAAGAGCAATATAAGCAGCCGGATTTTTTGATTTAGGAGTAGAAGATTTCTCATACCGAAACCAGCATCTAGGAGCCTGATGACCATCTTTTTTGCATATCTGACAGGGTTCCTCAGACGTATTGGTTGACTGCTGTCCACGGTGTTGCATGTTGAAACGTTTCTGCTGATTGTTGAACTGGTATTGTGGATTTTGATTACTGAAGTGATTCTGTGAACCACGGTTTTGCTGGTGCATCTTGGAACTGGATTTGAACTGTGGTGCGAGTCTGGAGACAGCTACATTGACAGCCGGTTGTTGGATGGAGGACAACTGCTGTTCTATTCTCATATCAAAGGTGAGAAGATGGGAGTAGAAAGTTTCCATATCCATGTCATCTTTTGTACTCAGAGCCGTGACAATGGGATCATAGGATTGATTCAAACCATTACTTATTGACTGCATTTTTTCATCATTGGATACATCATATCCAGTTGCTGCAAGCTGTTCAAATAGATTTTTAGCATCAGTTAAATATGTTTTGAGGGACTTGTTACCTTTGTTCATAGAATGGAGTTGTTTCTTGAGACTCATCATGTGAGCTCGTGTTTTTGGAGCAAAGTAGCTTTCTAGTTTCTCCCATACGGCTTTGGCAGTATCCAGACCACGTACATGACACAGAACCTCCGGGGTGAGTGTTGAATTGAGCCAACCAACAATGAGAGAGTCCTGTGCTTCATATTCTGTATAGAGGGGATTTATTTCATCTGAATCAGGGAGAGTTTTAGGAGGGATTGCTTTGCTTCCATCTATAAAACCAGTTAAACCATATCCTTTTAATATTGGTTTGAATTGGGTTTTCCATAGAGAGTGATTTGTTTCTGTAAGTTTTAGGGTGACTAGGTGATGAATCTGGATATTTCTCATGCTGTTTGTTGTGGATgccattgttgttttcttctgtttttttttatgtttctttgCGGAAGTGTGTGTTGGATCGACTCGTGATAccaacttagaaaaggaatttggtgaatatcttccacacttAACCTGTGGAGATATGCTTCTTATTTATATTAGGAAAGATAATAGATTTGTTACAGATTTAGAATATATCCTAACAAACATAAGAAGAATTCAAATCTGTTTAAAGTCCTAGTTTGTAGCCTATGGACTAGAGTTGTTGAGAGTCTTTGGGAAGACTTGATGCTTATCTTAGACACGTACTAACAGTTTAAGTTGATGGTGGTGTAGTGGTGTAATTGAAGTTAAAAATGTATATGTTAATCTgggatgtggatgtgatggtcaCAGTCATGGTAACCTTCTCTCGATGGATGTCAGCTTCACCTTAATTAAAAAGTCAAGAAGCGGTTTATTTGACAGTCTATCTTTAGTCTACGACTCTAATGCATCAGGTGCATGTTATAGGATCCAGACCCTAATTAGATCATAAAATtatgacccttttacaaaatatttcttttttttgtgtccatttgaCTCATACTaaattttactcgtccatttgaaccatgttttaaattttttttggacaaatgaccaatttttcgataaatttttttatttatgtcTGTCATGCATATTTCCatataaaatttgtttttatAACTTTTCACGACTCTACAAATGTCTGCAAGACATTAGACAACTCTGCATAACTTCGCAAAACTTTGCTCAATTGTGCATAATTTTCGCAAAGTTATTAATTTTTATGACTCTTTTTAAATCTCTACAAAAATCTACAAATGTATTTATTGAGTAAATCCTGATTTTCCTGGTTAATAAATAACATTAACTAGGCATGGCTTCATTCAAACTATGATTACTTTGGCTAATTCTCCTAAAAACTCACCGCGGGGATAGCTCAGTTGGGAGAGCGTCAGACTGAAGATCTGAAGGTCGCGTGTTCGATCCACGCTCaccgcaattttttttttttttttctcgtttCAAGCTCACGGAATTACATATTTTTATTATCATTTTAGTTTCCACCACTGATGATAAATAGCCTCAAAGCTTCCGGAAATGGTAGAAAAATGACACACTTGTACTAAAAATAACATATTGCTCTAAATGACAGTTCAatgttaaaaacttaaaaataacaataataatcatCATCTTGTTCGAATAAAAAAGATACTGAGTTGTTGACTATTACTTCCATCTCTGTTGATCAAATGAAAGGATTCTGATTTTTCAGAACCACATACTCTTTCAAAACTTGCCCGTAAGTACAGAAGGTCATCATGGTTATATTGGTTGCCTTTGCCCTCCTTATCATAAATAGAGCTTTTCAACGTTTTCCCATTTATAATCCCCACACCCTCATCAACATTCCGCATCAAACTAAGTACTTTCTTATCAGCTTGTGTTGGTACGCGTTTCATCGCGGAACCAACTTTCCTCCCGTTACAATACATAGTCCACACTGGCACAGACAAGATATAGGAAAAAGATGAATGCCGTGATTCGGTGCTGCACTCTAGTGCAATTCTTAGTAACCCACTTCTCATTTCTTTCGCCAGAATAGCTGTAGGGATGGCAAGTTCAAGAAGAAGGGTTGGAATATTAGAGTTAGGATTTGATTGAATACATAAATTAACTTTTCCATGGCGGTATGCATAGATTGTACCAGTTGAAACGTTATTGATCCTTGTGGTGGAAATTTCGATGTTAGTATTGGTTTTGGTAATGAAGGGAGTTGACACTGAACGACTTCGACTTGGTTGTAAATAATGGAGGTATGacttgttgttgtagtaatagtcTCCTCTTCGTTTTTCGAGTTGTTGATCGTTAGAGTAGTTTCTATTGCAACTTGGAATGATAAACCACAAAACTGATCGGAGAAGACTCCATGAACGAACTCGATTATGACAATCAACTGATGTGACACCGTCCACAATGTGTACTCCACCACCAGTTCTAGTTACTGCCATGGAGTGTACGTGTGTGTACTCTCAGGAGCAAGAAGAATTAATGTTAGAATGAGAAAGGAAAGAAATTAGTATATGATTCGTATGATGAAGATGAAAGGTCCATATATATAGTTCACTAATCACTAGTTTACTGTGCCATTAAAGGCTAAGATTTCTTAACagaacaagaaataaacaacaagTTGAGTGACAAAATGATGAAAAAGTGTACATAAATTGAGTGGGATTCATTTCATTCGTAGGGACAAAGACAAACCATTATTTAACACAAACTTGAATTAATTGATCATCAAAATAGTGAAAGACAACAATAGTTCCAAACTATTGCGCGTGGCCGTCTCACCGGCTTTTATGATATTCTTTGTTCTGATTAAAGCATGTCATATATCACATCATCAGATTATTGTCAGCCATAAACCCTGGATTAACCGGAGTTTAGAGTTACTACAACTCAGGAATTCAAGGTGCAAGCTCTTAAATTACACATGTAAGGCTTTTCTTCTCTAGCAACAAAAGTTCCGGTGCCAGAGATTTCTGATTCTCTCTTGGTCCACCCATTTCAATGATTAAGTAATTAAGAACTAATCTCTCTTATTCCAATGATTAACATAGTTTGTTTTATATTTTGTTAACTGAAAGTAACGGTGTCTATTTATGTAAAAAGTATGCGGAACCGTTTATACCGGACAATATGTTAATACCCTGTTGGAGATATTCTATAGTGACGAGTCTTTGGAAAAGGAATCAGAATCGTGGAGAGGGAGGCAAAAAGGGGAAAGACGAACTGTAAAGTAAAGTACCAGATGCTTCTAATAAATAAACAAGATTAATGTTTTGGACTGTGGACGCACACATGACACTGTCAAAGAACGACATTTTGTCATTGAGGTTTTTGACGCAAGTTTACAAGGTAAATATAAGGTAGGGGTGGACATGTTTGAGATATAGGTGTTTGTGAATTTTGAACTCGATCGACATTAATGTCAGTACTATACTTCAGGGACATCTGTTTGGTTACAGTACACCTATATATAGTATCATTTCCAAAATGTTTAATTTGGGATTACCATCTGGTCTAAATCTAATCAATGTTTCATGATTCTCATCTCATCAGTGTCAATGTTAAACTTTGGCGATGCATCTAGTGATGATATTGCATCCTATGGAAGCCTTGGATGAGATCATTGAGATGAGAGACAAAATCAATGGCATGGTACGTAGAAGTGTTGGAACTTTAGAAGCTAAGCTAGCCTGGTGGTTATTGATTCCATTCATTCACCCCCCAACTTGCTAAATTGTAGCCAGCTTATTTTGGATTCTACCTATTCTTGAAAAggttacttttatcaagtatttTATCTGACATTTCCAAACCGCAAAAGAGAAAGGGAAGAATTATTTTGGAAAActagatttctcttttttttttttttccttttcccttTTTTCACATGCTAAAAGGGAGTGTACCCCTTGCAGAAAttaacaacattttttttttggtataaaaTGATATAACACTAAAATCTTTTGGCGACGTGGTGTCTTTTAGATTTTTCGTTTCTAGAATTATAATTTGCATTTATTTGAACTGATTTCTTGCTCAAGAGAAGAGGCCTGTATGCAAATACACCATATTAGGGTTCAAGTTAGTTCATGTCATTGGGTCCTCACTCAAGAACGCAAACTCTCaataattttagaattttatCTCATTAGGAATACTGAGTAGaattttagttcacttacttGTCTGGTTGCCATAATCGTTAGTCGCATCTAATACCAACAAAAGTTGTACGAATTAACACAAAGCCGAAAGGAACAGTACCCAAAAGTTAATTAAGCACTAAACAAATTATTAATCAATCAGCTAGTAATAATTATACGCAGTATTGATTAATATGTGTGCGTATCCTGGTAGGCAAACTTTACATCCGTGCAGTAGAAAACACAAATGCTTACACGGCCTACATATGCTTGATAGAGATACTGTTTCTTTGTTGATTAGTGAGACGACAGAGAGAATCAGCTACAGGCTGCACACAGCTCAACTCTGTAAAAAAAAGGATATCATAAAGCCGGAATTTTAGTTAGTCAGAAAGCACTACATATGGTCACTTAAAAGCTCACTGTTGGACAAACAAAAGCAATAATTATGATGATATAATTATGTGCTCACATGCACATTCTCATAATTAATTGGCAGTTTATCTCTCTTACGGTGTTTTCCTTTTGATGACTGGTTATACTAATTTTGAATAATCAGTGCGGGAACATGATTTCGTGTTCACAATAATGTGGCATTTTACCTTGGTGCTTGGTCTGGTTTTAAGATTCTTCCATTTATGTGAAATTAAGATATCGGGACAAGAGATTCCACCCTTAATCCACTTGCGGAACATTTTGCCTACCAAACTTCATGCTTTAAAGGGTTAAAGATTTGATGCTCACATGAAAATTTGCGTCATTTAATTACAAATACAAGCAAGCATTATTACTCCGATGTCTGTCTGTTGGTGTTGGGTGATGATAACACATCCAAATTTCGATCAATATTGCTGCATTAGAGTTTTAGCTAACAAAAGAAAATTCTAGAAATTTAGCATTGCATCCGCAATTGTAACGTGACATGCTAGTATTATCAGTGTTTTGTAGGTGATATTATCCTCTCTCATGAGGAAATTAGCAAAATTTACTGCAACTTTATGATTTAAATGAAGGGGAAATGTCAATTTTGATAATTAGCATACAAGTCAGTTGTTAATTACATCTTATAAGGTTGTAAATTACATAAGATCGATTTGTTCGATGTTTAGATTCACAACAATCTTCACCTAGTTCGAGTGAAGAAAATACTGAGTTGTTGATTATTACTtccatcttgatttatcaaatggaATGATTCTGAATTCGATGATGCAGATACTCTTTCGAAATTAGCTCGTAAGTACATAAGATCGCCTGCATTTTTATGTGAATCCTCATCTTTGTAGCCAATAGAGTTCATTAGTGTTTTCCGATTTATGATGCCCACACCCTCATCAATATTCTGCATCAAGCTAAGTACTCTCTTATCAGCTTGAGTTGCAACGCGTTTTATTGCGGAACCAACTTCTCTCCCATTACAATACATAGTCCAAACTGGTACAGACAAGAGATTAGAAGAGGAATGCCGTGATGTATTGTTGCACTCCAATGCAATTCTTAATAACCCACTTTTCATTTCCTGAGCCAGAATAGTTGTAGGTAAGGCAAGTTCAAGAAGGAGTGTAGGAATATCAGAATCAGGTTTAGATTGAATGCAAAATGTAACTTTCCCTTGACGGTACCCAAAGATTGTCCCCGTCGACATGCTTTTGATCCCTGAAGTCTTGTCTGTTTTGGTATTCTTGGAAGGTGATACTGAACGACTTCGACGTGGTTGTAAATAATTGAGATACTTGTTATTATTGTAGTACTCTCCTTTTCTTCGATTCTCAAGTTGTTGATTAGAGATGTTTCCAGTGCAGCTTGGAATGATGAACCACATAATTGATCGAAGAAGACTCCATGAGCGGACTTGATTTTGACAATCGACTGATGTGATACCATCAACAATGTGTAATTGACTTGTTCTAGTCGACATGGTTTGTGTATATATATGGAAGAGAAGTCTTCAGTTTAAGAAACTAGATGAGTatgagaatgttgaagaaccgagaagaagaagatgatatgaATGATGCAGATGAAAGGTGTATATATAGTACAAAAAGAAAGAACAAGTTGAAAGGTGTCTTTTTCAAGTTCTTAAAataattttaagaaaaataatatacttaaaaTAACTCTGGTATGTGTTACAAAACAAAAGGTTTAAAGTGCACATCCTGAGTGGGAGTCATTTCATCGTAGGGACACACCATTATATGTAACAGCTTGAATCATtgccacaaaaaaaaattaaaaaaaaagaaagattataTGCATTATATTAATAGCAAGGGTTATGGGGACGAGACTCTCTtttgaaatgaaagagttcatcaaatttgataaaattaggtcaTACTATGGGTGGAGGGTTACCCCTTTCACCTTAAATTCAATCAGCTTCTCTTTCGATTGAAAGagtacatgaaagtcttcccTACATGATTAACAATTTGCCGTTTGTAATAAATATAAGAGAAACCACAAACGGTTTACCGTGAACAAGTAAAATGAAAATTAAAGAGGAACCGTTCACCATTTAAGTTTTTATTCTCTTCATATGGTTCTTGATTCCCGTATGTATATATGCTAAAAGAACGAAAGCTGCAAGTTTGGGTTTTTCCCAGTTGACATATGCATATTTGGATCATTTTCatataagaaagaaaaagagaacaaTTTCCCTTTTGTTTAGTTCTGTTGCAAAACGGGTAATCGTCTCCCGTATAGTCTTTCCACACTCTATTCCATGGGTGATTTTTCACTCGTTCAGAACAAGACTCCTCCCTTTCGAAAGGGATGGACTCATTTAAAGTCTATCTCATAGCCGTTACTCTAAGTTTAGTTCATTCCATGCGTTCTCCACTTTTTTCTCGTTGTTTAGTATTTGTGGTTTATGGTTTGTTGTATGATTGTGAGTTGTATCCCAATTTTTTTGTGATAAAAATGTGATGTTAAGGTTTCTCGAttcaagttaattttttttttcgaaaagttGATTAGCaaatatgtttttattttcaGATCTTTCAATATTAGGCTTAGTCTAAGGCTGGCTCTAATGGGGAGGTAAGACTCATCTTCCTCCCCTCAAAATGTCGTTTACGTGACGCAGTTATGTTGAATTCAACGAGTGTTCTTCAGTTCGGTAGAACGTGAGATGGAATCAACACCAAGAACCCATTAGGGTTGGCGTCCCAAAAACTTGCAAAACGCTATTAGGGTTGGTGTctagaaaatattttatgtaAATTCTAATATGATGAAGATATAGACCCTAAGATTCATAGTTTTATTGTTGATATAACATTGATACATCAGACGCCATTAGGGTTGGCATCAGACGTCATTAGGGTTGACATCTTTGTTTTGAATCTTGAATTCTCATTACgcttgggtattgaattttgatgACGTGTCATGGGTATAAATGTTGAATCACGGACACCCGTCAGACTAAGCCTCATAGGGGAGTAAGATTCAACTCTCTCCCCGGAACCATTGTTTAAGTGTCTTGAATTCCCTTGATTCACcgagttttttcttcaatttgtttTGGTGTGAGATGGAATCAACATTAAGACGCCATTAGGGTTGGCATTCCAAAAAAGCACCAGATGCCATTTAAAATGGCGTCTAGGAAATATTTTATGGAAATTCAAACATCAGTATCATACAGACTGTTGGATTCACAGTCTTATTgatgatctaacggttgatacaTCAGATACCATTTCAAATTGCATATGATCCCATTTTAAATGGCGTTTTTGTTTTGAATCGTGAATTCCCATCACGCTTGGACGTTGACTTTTGCTGACGCGTGTGACCCAAAAATATTGAATCTTAGGTCACCATTAGAATCAGACTTAGGTCATGCAAATCTTTGGGACAAACATAAATTCTGTTGGCAATGTAATCAGCCAATAAAATTTTGGCCTTAATTTTGCCTATAAATGAGAAAATATGCTCAAAACTAGTACTTACTGCGGGGCACGTCACAAGACAACAACATGACAATTGTAAGAGTTGCTGGCGCATGGTGTTTTTATGTCAGAGCTTATTGTCACCATGTTTTTATCTCATATATTCTACACCCAAAGCTTTTTGGTGGTACGGATACAATCAAAGTAGAGTATGGACTGTGTAGTGATAAGACCTTGTTAGATGGCACACACCTTCTTTTGTCTTCAATATTCTTCCCCTTTTATGAGAAAATTGGATATTTGTAATGAAAAGAAAACTGTTGTTGTTAACTGTTTCACCATATATGAAGCTAGATAGATTGCTGCCAATCAGTATATATTTATATGTTTGATATATATTTTCCACTCACCTTTCTTCACgtgaaaaagtaaataaaaacaacacaaattttccaaaatgtttttccttttttggGTGTTGGTCGTGTAAGGTAGAGTACCAATAGCAAACTTTTGGGTAATGGAAAAGCTAGCTGCCTGGACTTGCTTAAATTAAGTGGGAGCGAAAGAGACCAATAATCACCAGGCTAGCTTAGCTTCAAAAGTGCGAACAACTCTACCGTGTCATTTGTTTTGTCTCTCGCCTTGTTAAATTTACTTATTAAATACCAGTTCTAGCAACACACATGGCTTACACCACTGACACATCGTCAAAATCTAGTCCATATGTTAAAAGGATAAAATATTGATTTAATTTCCTCGTCCTATGAATGCCAATGACACTGCAATTTCACAGTTCATCTTCCACTTTCTGCTTACTTGTGCTGATTTCATTTCCACCAACTCCACACTACGTAAGGAATCTTTGTTGCAATTCCACCTATTGGTATGCAACTTTGCATACCTTTTATATGCAAAAGAGAAAAATGTTACTGAAAACGTAATTAACTGACTAATGATTGGAATTAAAGTTCATCACTCAATGATTGAAACTTTATCAGTCAGTCGATCAAAGAGCATATTAGAATCAAAAGAGTCTGGCAACGCACTGCAAAATCTATCATTTTCCATTAGCAGATTTATTAATTTGGTATTTGATAACCCTAAATTATATTAAATAGCTGATTATTAGTTAATCAATTAGTGAATAAAGCTTCCAAAACTTCCATCGTGCACATAAAGATATTTGGGATGTCATGTTAGATTCAACAGCTGATTAATGATTTAACGTGCACATAAAGATGTTTTCGTTTGGACGGAAAATCGAACTGTTGACCTCCTATTTGAGAGTCAGATTCCTGGCCAACTGAACTAACCATAACaagatgagttttgatattatGCTTTC includes the following:
- the LOC113290340 gene encoding protein MIZU-KUSSEI 1-like, whose translation is MAVTRTGGGVHIVDGVTSVDCHNRVRSWSLLRSVLWFIIPSCNRNYSNDQQLEKRRGDYYYNNKSYLHYLQPSRSRSVSTPFITKTNTNIEISTTRINNVSTGTIYAYRHGKVNLCIQSNPNSNIPTLLLELAIPTAILAKEMRSGLLRIALECSTESRHSSFSYILSVPVWTMYCNGRKVGSAMKRVPTQADKKVLSLMRNVDEGVGIINGKTLKSSIYDKEGKGNQYNHDDLLYLRASFERVCGSEKSESFHLINRDGSNSQQLSIFFIRTR
- the LOC113290341 gene encoding protein MIZU-KUSSEI 1-like yields the protein MWFIIPSCTGNISNQQLENRRKGEYYNNNKYLNYLQPRRSRSVSPSKNTKTDKTSGIKSMSTGTIFGYRQGKVTFCIQSKPDSDIPTLLLELALPTTILAQEMKSGLLRIALECNNTSRHSSSNLLSVPVWTMYCNGREVGSAIKRVATQADKRVLSLMQNIDEGVGIINRKTLMNSIGYKDEDSHKNAGDLMYLRANFERVSASSNSESFHLINQDGSNNQQLSIFFTRTR